Genomic segment of Streptomyces sp. NBC_01210:
GGGATCGACGCCCCGACCGAGGGGCGGATCAGCGGCCGGCCACGTACGGCGTACGTCCCCGAACGCTTCCCGGCCGCGCTGCCGTTCACCGCGACCGGCTATCTGACGCGCCTCGGGCGGATCCACGGTCTCGGGCGCCGGGCCGCCGAGGCGCGGGCCGGCGAGTGGCTGGAGCGCTTCGGGGCCGCGGGCCACGCCCGTACCCCGCTCGCCGAGCTCTCCAAGGGCACCAGCCAGAAGGTGGCAGTGGCCCAGGCGCTGCTCGCGGAGCCGGAGTTGCTGGTGCTCGACGAGGCGTGGACGGGCCTGGACACGGTGGCGCGCGAGGAGTTCGACCGAGCGGTCGTGGAACGGGTCGCGAGCGGGACCACAGTCGTCTTCGTCGATCACGACCCGCGCCGACTCGCGGGGGCCGTGGACGCTGTCCATGTATTGAGCGGGGGCGCTCTGGTACGTCGCCGGAGCGGGACCGGCGCGGCCGAACAGGGGCCGCTGGTGCGGATCGAGGTGGCGGGACCGCCCGGTGCGCCGGTGCCCGACGGGCTGCCCGGGGCGCCGACGCACGAACCGGGCCCGGAGGGCAGCAGGGTGCTGACGGTGGCGGCGGTGCACTCCGACGCGCTGCTCAGAGCTCTGCTCACGGCACGGCCGCCGTGGCACATCCGCCAGTTGAGCCGGACCGGAGCCGCCGCCACGACGACGGGGCAGGTGGCGTCATGACCGCACTGTTCGGCTATCAGACCGCCCTGCTGCTGCGTTCACAGCGCTGGCTGCCGCCCGTCCTGCTGTACGGGATCTTTCTTGTCGTCGGTGTGCAGTCGGGGCAGCCCGTGCTGGACTCGTTCGGCTACGCCGCCGGCGCGCTGCTGCCGGTCACCGCCTGGCTGGTCCGGGTCTGCGCAACCCAGGAGCCCCCGGCCGCTCGCAGCATCGCGGCCGCCGCGACGAGCCCGCCGCGCGTGCATCTGGCGTCCCTGCTCGCCGCCGTGGCGTGCGCGGGGGCACTGGGCGCTGTGGGAACGACCGTGATCGCCTTGATCAGCAAGGCGACGAGCGCCGACAACCGGGTGGCGATCCCACTGCTTCCCGCCACGGCCGCGGGGCTGCTCGCCGTGGCGGTCTGTGTGCTGACGGGGGCGGCGGTCGGCGCGCTGTGCACGCGGCCGCTGCTGCACGCGCGGGGTTGGTCGCTCACGGCCACCGCGCTCGTCGCGCTGCTGGCGCTGGTGACCAGCGGTTCGCCCGCCAAGTACGCCCTGACCGGGCTGGTGACCGGCTCGCGGACGGGGACGGTGCAGCTGTCCGTACTGCCGCTGATCTCCGCGCTGCTGGTCGCGGTCGTGGCGGGCGCGCTGGCCTGTGCGCTGAGCTCGCTCCGCGGTGCGGACGGCGAGAGTTAACCTCGTACGCATGGACGAGCCGCACCAGCAGGACAAGCCGCAGGAGCCGTACTGCGAGACACCTGCCGCCCCCCTGGCGGCCGGCGGGCCGCCGTTCGCCGAATGCGTGCTGTGCCGGAAGCCGACCGAATACCCGGAGTCGGTGAAGGGCGCGACGCTCTGCCCCGTCTGCGAGTGGCAGGAGGCCCAGCGGACGGCCTGCTCGGGCTGAGATCAGGCCCCTGCGGCGATGATCAGGCCCGTGCGGTGATGATCAGCCCGTGCGGTGATGATCAGCCCGTGCGGCGATCGCGGACGGACAGGCTGCCGGACGGCCCCGGTCAACCATGCGCGTTCACGCACCCCGCATCAGGTCGGAGACCTTCACAAAGCGGTAGCCGCGCCTGCGCAGCTCCGGGACGATCTTGCGGACCGCCTGCTCCGTGACCGGCGCGGCGCTGCGCGTGCAGTGCATCACCACCAGCGACCCCGGCTGCACGCCCTTGAGTACCTGCTCGGCGACGGCGTCCCCGTCCGTCGCGAAGGCGTCGCCGCTCACGACGTCCCACTGGACTGCGGTCACCTTCGCCGGAGCCAGGGCTCGCAGGGCCGCGTCGTTGTAGCAGCCGCCGGGGAAGCGGAAGTACGGCACCACATTCCGGGCCCCGGCCTTCTTGAACGCGGCGAAGGCCCGGTCCACCTCGGCCGCCATGGCGTTCTTCGCGACCAGCGGCAGGCCGTAGCAGGGCGACTTGAAGGCGTAGTGGCTGTAGGAGTGGTTGGCGATTTCGAACAGCGGGTCGTTGCCGATCTCCTTCGCCTGATACGGGTACTCCTCGGCCCAGCGGCCGGTCATGAAGACCGTCGAAGGGACGTTGAGCCTCCGGAGCGAGGCGATCAGGGCGGGGTTGTCGAAACGCTCGCCACGCTCGGCCCGGGGCCCCTGGTCGGCGGTCATGTCGGCGTCGAAGGTGAGTGCGACGGTTTTCTCGGCCTTCGCGGCCGACTTGGGTGCGCGCTCGAAAACGGGCGTCAGGCCGCCGGGCCCGGGCGCGAGGGTCGGAGCCTTCCGCACCTTGTCCGTGAGCGGCTCCCCGGGCTCCCCGGGCTTCCCGGGCTTCCCGGGCTCTGCGGGCTCTGCGGGCTTTGCGGAAGCGGCCGCGTCCGTTCTGCGGGGTGAGGGATGGGCGGAACCGCCACCGTTGCCGCTGGAGCAGCCGACGAGCACGGCGCCCATCACGGCAGTGGTCAGCATTCTTCGTACAAAAGTGATCACCGACGGAAACTATCTGATCAGTCGGACTGTAGGAGTGCACGGCGCACGCGCGCCGGGGTTACGTTCCGTCAGAAGGCGGGCTCAGCTACCCGTCCAGCCCAGCGGGTGGAGTTCGACCGGCCGCGAAGGGGCATCAGGTTCCCCGCCCGCCTCGCTGAACGCGGTGAGTGCCGCGATCAGCGCCGCGCGCTGCTCGGGGGCCAGGCGCTCGACGATCGACGCGATCTCCCGGCGGCGCCTGGCCATCACGACCTCGACGATGCGCACGCCCTCCTGCGTCAGCTGAAGCACCGTCTCGCGCCGGTTGTCCTGATTGGTCTGCCGGTCCACCAGGCCGATGGCGATGAGCCGGTCCACCATGCGCATCGCGGTCGACGGGCTGACCGCGAGTCGCTCCGCGAGCAGTACGAGCTTCGCGGCGCCATGGGTGGACAGCACGACCAGCAGCCGGAACTGTGGGAGCGTCACCCGGTCCTCGACCGAGGCCAGGGATCGCGCGGACACGGCGACCAGCAGTCGGGACGCGGTCAGCACGGCTCGGGTCACCGCCTCCACATCGTCCATCCCGCCGGAGGCAGCTGTCTGTTCGGCCATGGCCTCTTTCCATCCTGCTCCGCCCCGCTGGTGGGAGCGCTGTTGAACATCGCGGTCGCGCCCTGCGTACTTCCCCCTGCGTGCCGTGCCGACCGTCACAACCGGCTCCCGAACGCCAGGATCCTCGGCGTCGAGCCGGCAGCCACGACAGGAGATTCACAAGGTGCGCTGTTTCTATTGCACTGTGCAATGATGCCCGAGCGGAGGGCCTGTTGGATGCCGGGCCTCTGCTCGGGGGCGGCACTGGCACCGTGACGCAGTTCAACACCGCATGCCTGCCT
This window contains:
- a CDS encoding MarR family winged helix-turn-helix transcriptional regulator — encoded protein: MAEQTAASGGMDDVEAVTRAVLTASRLLVAVSARSLASVEDRVTLPQFRLLVVLSTHGAAKLVLLAERLAVSPSTAMRMVDRLIAIGLVDRQTNQDNRRETVLQLTQEGVRIVEVVMARRRREIASIVERLAPEQRAALIAALTAFSEAGGEPDAPSRPVELHPLGWTGS
- a CDS encoding ABC transporter, which encodes MTALFGYQTALLLRSQRWLPPVLLYGIFLVVGVQSGQPVLDSFGYAAGALLPVTAWLVRVCATQEPPAARSIAAAATSPPRVHLASLLAAVACAGALGAVGTTVIALISKATSADNRVAIPLLPATAAGLLAVAVCVLTGAAVGALCTRPLLHARGWSLTATALVALLALVTSGSPAKYALTGLVTGSRTGTVQLSVLPLISALLVAVVAGALACALSSLRGADGES
- a CDS encoding polysaccharide deacetylase family protein; this translates as MLTTAVMGAVLVGCSSGNGGGSAHPSPRRTDAAASAKPAEPAEPGKPGKPGEPGEPLTDKVRKAPTLAPGPGGLTPVFERAPKSAAKAEKTVALTFDADMTADQGPRAERGERFDNPALIASLRRLNVPSTVFMTGRWAEEYPYQAKEIGNDPLFEIANHSYSHYAFKSPCYGLPLVAKNAMAAEVDRAFAAFKKAGARNVVPYFRFPGGCYNDAALRALAPAKVTAVQWDVVSGDAFATDGDAVAEQVLKGVQPGSLVVMHCTRSAAPVTEQAVRKIVPELRRRGYRFVKVSDLMRGA
- a CDS encoding ABC transporter ATP-binding protein, translating into MLRGVDLELPARALVRVKGTNGSGKSTLLRLLAGIDAPTEGRISGRPRTAYVPERFPAALPFTATGYLTRLGRIHGLGRRAAEARAGEWLERFGAAGHARTPLAELSKGTSQKVAVAQALLAEPELLVLDEAWTGLDTVAREEFDRAVVERVASGTTVVFVDHDPRRLAGAVDAVHVLSGGALVRRRSGTGAAEQGPLVRIEVAGPPGAPVPDGLPGAPTHEPGPEGSRVLTVAAVHSDALLRALLTARPPWHIRQLSRTGAAATTTGQVAS